The sequence below is a genomic window from Rhodococcus sp. 4CII.
GCAGCACGAGGTTGGCGTAGGCGTCGCGTTCCCGCACGGCGCGCAGCACGTCCCGCGCGGCGAGCCGCGGCTGGTCGAGCCCCGACTGGGACGCGTCGGGGCGGCGGGCCTGGCGGGGCCGGTTGTTCCGGCTCCCCGAGCCGGACTGGCCGCGACGGGCGGGCCTTCTGGATTCGCTCACTGTGCCCGTACCTCCGCGTCGAGTCGTGCGCCTCGCGCCCAGTCGAGGGCGGCCATCTGTTTCTTGCCCTGCGGCTGGATGCGGTCGAGACGCACCGCCGTCGTGGACGTGCCGATCAGGAATCCGGACTTGGTCACCGAGATCTCGCCCGGCTCCAGCCGTTCGTCCGTCGGGGTGACCGGGCCGACCTTGACGCGCAGATCCCCGATCGTGGTCCAGGCGCCGGGCGCGGGGGTCACCGACCGGACGTGCCGGTCGACCACCGCAGCCGTTCTGTCCCACCGGATCCGGGCCGCCTCGACCGTCACCTTGGGGGCGTGCGAGACCCCCTCGGCCGATTGCGGGATCGCGGCGATCGCGCCGTCCTCGATCCCGTCGAGAACCGACTCCAGGAGCACGGCACCGCTGTCCGCCAGCCGTCCGAGCAGGTCACCGGCGGTATCGGTGTCTCGAATGCGCTCGGTGACCACGCCGTAGACCGGCCCGGTGTCCATCCCCGACTCCAGCCGGAACGCGCTCGCGCCGGTCATGTCCTCACCCGCGCCGATCGCGGCCTGCACGGGCGCGGCGCCGCGCCAGGCAGGCAGCAGCGAGAAGTGCAGGTTCACCCAGCCGTGCACCGGGATGTCGAGAACCTTCTGCGGCAGCAGCGCCCCGTAGGCGACGACGGGCGCGCAGTCGGGCGCCAGGTCGGTGAGCCGCGCCAGGAATTCCGGTTCCGAGGGCCGCTGCGGAGTGAGCACCTCGATGCCGTGCGAGTCGGCGAGGGCACCGATCGGCGAGCGAACCACCTTGCGTCCGCGACCCGCGACCGCGTCGGGGCGGGTGATCACGGCCACGACGTCGTGCCGCGGGGAGCGGATCAGGCGTTCGAGGGAGGGAACGGCGGGTTCGGGGGTTCCGGCGAAGACTATGCGCACGTCGGCGACCCACACGACGGACGGTGGACCGCTGCGCGGGCCGAAACGATACTCACGAAGAATGCTCCCCTTCGATGGACGATGTGCCGACCAGTCTAGGGAGTCGGACTGCGGCCATAACACTCGGCGAACAGTCGGTGTGACGATTCGGCAGAACCGCACACAGTGGCGGCGGACGGGTATTGACTGTCCTGAGGCCGGCGCGAACGGTCGGGCCGGTGTCCCGTTTTCGAACCTCTGGAGGTAACGATGGCAGGAATTGAGAGCAAGTTCGACAAGGCCTACGAGACGAAGCCCATCGAAGAACTGGCCAGTGCCCCCGTCGCCGCACTGCAGGGCGTGAGCGATTCCGACGCCGAACATCTGGCAGCCGCGTTCAACATCAAGACGGTGAAGGACCTCGGCACCAACAAGTACTTCCTGTGGGCGCAGGCCGTCGCGAAACTGGCGGAGTAGCAGCCACCCGGGGAGCGGGGAGCCGTGCAGTGCACGACTCCCCGCTCCGGCTGTGCGGTCCTACCGGTTACTGTCGACGACGACCTCCGGGATGCCCGCGCCGACCGGAACGAATTCGCACCGGGCGTGCGGGGTCGCGGCAGGATCGAGCGCCGACCGGACCAGATCGAGCGCGAACGGATCGTACGGAGCCCGGAAGTGTCCGGTGCCGTCCTGCGGGCAGCGATCCTGGATGAGGATGTTCTCCGCCCCGGCGCCGCGGAGCGCCATGTTCGTGTACGGCTGGATCATTTCGTCGTACCGCGAACCGATCGTCGTGTAGGAGACGCCCGGGACGGTGTCGCCGCCCGCGTTGAGGGCGTTCATGAACGGCGAGTTCTGCATCTGCTGGCTCACGGCGACCGACGTCACCGCTCGGGCGAACTCCGGTCCTCCGGGAATTGCCTGCACGATCGGGACAAGTCCGTACATCACTCCGCCATAGCTGGGCGATGCCAGCCCGACCCAGCGGTCGACGAACGGGGCGCCGCCGAGTTTGTTGACGTAGTACCTGCTGACGTTCGCGCCCTGCGAATATCCGACGATGTCGACCTCGGCGGCACCGGTCGCCTCGCGCACCCGGTCGACGAACCCGCCGAACTCCTCGGCGCTCGCGACGATGTCCTCGGTGCCGAACGAATCGGCAGCCGGCGCTCCGCCGTAGTTGAGCGCGAAGACGCAGTAGCCGTCCGCGGCGAGCATCGGCGACAGGGCAGCCCAGTCCGCGTAGGCGCTGGCGTCCGTGCCGTGCGCCAGAACCACCGGGTCGGGACGGTCGGGCGAGGGCGTGCACGAGAAGTCGTTCGATCCCGCGGGTGCGCTGTCCGGGTGGTCGTGCGCGTACGCGGCGGCGGCACTACGATCGCTCTGGGGAAGCCCGGCCGCGGCGGGCACGACGGGTTCGGGCGGTGAGGCGTCGTCCGCACGGGCGGTGGACACTGCGCCGGACATCAGCAGGACGACACCCGCGACGACCGCACCGGTATCCCGAAACCTCATGATCTCTCCCGACTTCGCTGTGATGTTCTGTGAACCCTCCCAGAAGGTGCACGCGATGTCGCGTCGAGACGGCGGGTCCGCGGCGGGGTGGGGCACCTTACGAGTCGGCCTCATCCTTGCCCGCGTCGCTCTGATCGTCTTCCGCGAGAAGGCGATACAACGCGCGCCGCGCTTCGGTGAGAATTTCGCCGGCGCGCCGGACCTGGTCGTCGTCGCCGACCGCGGCAACCTGTCCCGCGGCACCCATCAGCAGCCCGATCAGTCCCCGCAGGTCCTCGGCAGGCCTGCCGACGCTCTCCCGCACGTCGTCCCACGGGGTGCCGAGTTCGGTCTTGTTCGCTTCGACGAAGGCCGCGCCCTCATCCGTGAGGCGCGCGGTCTTGCGGCCCGCCACCTTTTCGATGAGCACCAGGCCCTCGTCCTCGAGCTGCGACAGCGCGGGATAGATCGATCCGGGACTGGGCTTCCACACCCCGTCGCTGCGTCCGACGATCTGCTGGATCAGCTCGTAGCCGTGCATCGGCTGCTCGGTGAGCAGCAGCAGGATCGCGGAGCGGACATCGCCGCGCCGTCCCCGCCCACCCCGCCCGCGTCCGCGGCCGAAGTGCATTCCGGGCCCGAAGCTGGGACCACCCTCGGGGCCGAAGCCGCCTCGGCGGTGTCCGTGACGGTGCGGCCCCTCGGGCCGTGCCATCCGTTCGCGTCCGAATCGTTCCCGTCGGGAACCCCTGTGTTCGAAATGGAAGTCTTCCATCATCAGCCTCCTTCTATATCGCTGATGCATCAACGATATATCGTCAATGGGAGTCGGGCAAGACCCAATATCTGTGACGGTGGTCTACTACCCGATGCGCATCGGGTCGATCTGAACCCTCGCGGGCTGCGAGTCCTTACGGGCACTCCGCACCGACTGCGCCTCCCCCAGCGCCTTGGCGAGCGGTTTCCCCTCGCCACGGGGCACCCGGATCAGCATGCGCTCCACCTCTGCCGGCTCCGGTGCGTCACCGGAGAACGGCAGTCGCTCCCCGGCGGGCAATTCGACCGGTCCGAGCAATTCCGCATTCGCCGGTAATTGGGCGAGGTCCAGGAGGTCGGCGATCGCCTTCGCGCTGCCGTCGATCGCCGCGAGATGGATGGCGGGCGGAAATCCGACCTCCGCCCGCTCCTCGTACTGCGCGCGCGCGTGCCCGACCGGATCCCAGCGCACCAGCGCCTGCACCGTCGGAATGCCCGAATCCGCCACCACGACCACCTGGCCTCCGTCGGCGAACGGGCGCACCAGCGACGACGCCGTCATCCACCGCCGCAACGTCTCCTCGGCCGCGCGCAGATCGGGCCGGCCGAGCAGCGCCCAGCCGTCGAGCAGCAATGCGGCGCCGTAGCCGCCCGGCATCACCGGTTCGGCCCCGACCGTCGACACGACCAGGGTGGGCCCCTGCTTCACCTCGTCGACGACATCCGTCCCGCCCGACATCCTGACCGCGACGCCCGGGAACGCGCGGCCGAGTTCCTCGGCGGTGCGTCCGGCACCGACCACGACGGCCCGCAGCGCCCGCGCGCCGCACGCGTGGCAGCGGTGCGCGGCGTCGGCGACGCCACACCACCGGCACGCCGGTGTTCCCGCCCCGTCCGGGCCGGCCGCCGACGGCAGCGCGAGAGGTCCGTTGCAGCGACGGCATCGCGCCGGCGCCCGGCACTTGCCGCACGCGAGACTGGGGACGTACCCGCGCCGGGGAACCTGGACCAGCACGCCCCGGCCGGCGCCCAGCGCCTCCCGGGCTGCCGCGAAGGCGATGGCGGGCAACCGGGCGGCACGCGCGCCCGGGTCACGGGCCAGGGCGTGATCACTGTCCGCGAGTGCGGTGATCTTCGGTGCGGCCGCCCGCACCGCATCCCGGGAGGCCACGACGTCGTGCGCCCAGCCCGAGTCGACCAGGGCCTGCGCCTCGGCGGTGCGGGCGTGTCCGGCCAGCACCACCGCGCACCCGCCGGCGTACGCGCGCAGCAGCGCCACCTCGCGGGCGTGCGGATAGGGAGCGCGGGGCTCGGAATGGTTGTCGTCGCCGTCGTCCCAGACCACGATCAGCCCGGTCCGAGGAGTCGGCGCGAACACCGAACTCCGGGTGCCCACCACCACCCTGGCCGTCCCCCGCAGCGCGGCCAGCCAGCGCCGGTAACGCAGAGCGGGACCGAGCCCGGCGGCGAGACCGACGACGGCATCCTTGCCCAGCACAGCCTCCACCGCCGCGACCACGCGGTCGAGATCACGCTGATCGGGGACGACGACGACGGTGCTTGCCCCGGTGGCGGCGACGAGTCCCGACAGTTCCGCGAGACGCGCAGGCCAGTCCTCACCGGGAAGCGCCTGCCAGACCGCGCGCGGGGCGCGCCCCGCGCGAAGTGCGGTGAGGAACGCCTCGCCGTGCACGTACCGGGCCCACGCGTCGGTCGGAACCGCCGTGCCCGATATCTCAGGGGGTTCGGACGCGGCCTCGGACTCCGCCCGCGCGTGCCGCGGCGGGATCGCCAGCCGCAGCACGTCGGCGCGGGTTCCGGCATACCGGCCCGCG
It includes:
- the fmt gene encoding methionyl-tRNA formyltransferase, which gives rise to MRIVFAGTPEPAVPSLERLIRSPRHDVVAVITRPDAVAGRGRKVVRSPIGALADSHGIEVLTPQRPSEPEFLARLTDLAPDCAPVVAYGALLPQKVLDIPVHGWVNLHFSLLPAWRGAAPVQAAIGAGEDMTGASAFRLESGMDTGPVYGVVTERIRDTDTAGDLLGRLADSGAVLLESVLDGIEDGAIAAIPQSAEGVSHAPKVTVEAARIRWDRTAAVVDRHVRSVTPAPGAWTTIGDLRVKVGPVTPTDERLEPGEISVTKSGFLIGTSTTAVRLDRIQPQGKKQMAALDWARGARLDAEVRAQ
- a CDS encoding triacylglycerol lipase is translated as MRFRDTGAVVAGVVLLMSGAVSTARADDASPPEPVVPAAAGLPQSDRSAAAAYAHDHPDSAPAGSNDFSCTPSPDRPDPVVLAHGTDASAYADWAALSPMLAADGYCVFALNYGGAPAADSFGTEDIVASAEEFGGFVDRVREATGAAEVDIVGYSQGANVSRYYVNKLGGAPFVDRWVGLASPSYGGVMYGLVPIVQAIPGGPEFARAVTSVAVSQQMQNSPFMNALNAGGDTVPGVSYTTIGSRYDEMIQPYTNMALRGAGAENILIQDRCPQDGTGHFRAPYDPFALDLVRSALDPAATPHARCEFVPVGAGIPEVVVDSNR
- a CDS encoding PadR family transcriptional regulator; amino-acid sequence: MEDFHFEHRGSRRERFGRERMARPEGPHRHGHRRGGFGPEGGPSFGPGMHFGRGRGRGGRGRRGDVRSAILLLLTEQPMHGYELIQQIVGRSDGVWKPSPGSIYPALSQLEDEGLVLIEKVAGRKTARLTDEGAAFVEANKTELGTPWDDVRESVGRPAEDLRGLIGLLMGAAGQVAAVGDDDQVRRAGEILTEARRALYRLLAEDDQSDAGKDEADS
- a CDS encoding primosomal protein N' gives rise to the protein MSAEKVAAEIDPVARVLPLLPLAHLDREFDYLVPKELDEQAQPGVRVRIRFAGRLVDGFVVSRNATSDHQGRFGWLERVISPERVLTEEMTRVVDLVAGRYAGTRADVLRLAIPPRHARAESEAASEPPEISGTAVPTDAWARYVHGEAFLTALRAGRAPRAVWQALPGEDWPARLAELSGLVAATGASTVVVVPDQRDLDRVVAAVEAVLGKDAVVGLAAGLGPALRYRRWLAALRGTARVVVGTRSSVFAPTPRTGLIVVWDDGDDNHSEPRAPYPHAREVALLRAYAGGCAVVLAGHARTAEAQALVDSGWAHDVVASRDAVRAAAPKITALADSDHALARDPGARAARLPAIAFAAAREALGAGRGVLVQVPRRGYVPSLACGKCRAPARCRRCNGPLALPSAAGPDGAGTPACRWCGVADAAHRCHACGARALRAVVVGAGRTAEELGRAFPGVAVRMSGGTDVVDEVKQGPTLVVSTVGAEPVMPGGYGAALLLDGWALLGRPDLRAAEETLRRWMTASSLVRPFADGGQVVVVADSGIPTVQALVRWDPVGHARAQYEERAEVGFPPAIHLAAIDGSAKAIADLLDLAQLPANAELLGPVELPAGERLPFSGDAPEPAEVERMLIRVPRGEGKPLAKALGEAQSVRSARKDSQPARVQIDPMRIG